A genomic segment from Bradyrhizobium sp. CB1015 encodes:
- a CDS encoding NADP-dependent oxidoreductase, giving the protein MTPSSIVSQVGEERTHSTMMAWRVHEFGPPQVMKFEPVPRPKPGPGEVLVKVEAAGVGPWDGWIRAGKSALPQPLPLTLGSDLSGEIVAMGPGVSERRVGDQVYGVTNPQFVGAYAEYALASAGMVSSKPSSLTHVEAASVPVVAVTAWQALFDHAQLKAGQTVIIHGAAGNVGSYAVQLARHAGVQTVATVSTGDISGVRDLGANTVIDYRTQRFEKEVKDADAVIDLVGGETQDRSFHVLRRGGKLISAVSRPDQDLAKRYGVEAAFFLVNVTSQYLAEIARLIDDGKLRTNVGAVLPFADASEAHLMLERVRPQPKGKIVLDVGAS; this is encoded by the coding sequence ATGACCCCCAGCAGCATCGTTTCTCAGGTTGGTGAAGAGCGAACTCATTCAACAATGATGGCCTGGCGCGTGCACGAGTTTGGGCCGCCACAGGTCATGAAGTTCGAGCCCGTGCCACGACCCAAGCCCGGTCCTGGCGAGGTCCTGGTCAAAGTTGAAGCCGCTGGGGTCGGGCCATGGGATGGCTGGATCAGAGCCGGGAAGAGCGCCTTGCCGCAACCGCTCCCCCTCACTCTGGGCTCGGATCTGTCCGGTGAAATCGTCGCGATGGGCCCCGGAGTCTCCGAACGACGTGTGGGAGATCAGGTTTATGGTGTTACGAATCCGCAGTTTGTCGGCGCCTACGCCGAGTACGCTCTCGCTTCCGCGGGCATGGTCTCGAGCAAGCCAAGCTCGCTGACCCACGTTGAAGCCGCCTCCGTTCCTGTCGTTGCCGTCACCGCATGGCAGGCGCTGTTTGATCACGCCCAACTCAAAGCAGGTCAAACGGTGATTATTCACGGGGCGGCCGGCAACGTTGGATCCTATGCGGTTCAACTGGCCCGTCACGCGGGGGTTCAAACCGTCGCAACCGTATCGACGGGCGATATTTCCGGCGTGCGCGACCTCGGCGCAAACACCGTGATTGATTACCGAACCCAGCGCTTTGAGAAGGAAGTAAAGGACGCGGACGCTGTGATTGATCTAGTCGGCGGCGAAACCCAAGACCGCTCATTCCATGTCCTTCGTCGCGGCGGCAAGCTGATATCGGCAGTGTCCCGCCCGGATCAGGATCTTGCAAAGCGCTACGGTGTTGAAGCCGCCTTCTTTCTGGTCAACGTCACGAGCCAATATCTGGCGGAGATCGCTCGCTTGATCGATGATGGAAAGCTGCGAACAAACGTGGGGGCAGTCTTACCCTTCGCGGATGCGAGCGAGGCTCATTTGATGCTGGAACGCGTGCGGCCTCAGCCCAAAGGAAAGATCGTGCTCGACGTCGGAGCGAGTTGA
- a CDS encoding DsrE family protein — MSASEKPLHIDIAVTLKDVRTVYSIGALTFEGDLPASIFHLQLITNDIADSNAESEVIAVFHTNAGHVTLHDVAYNADRNIATGNPYKELVADLMRRSVRIELCGATAKAHNWGNADLLPGIKVNTDAMARTTQLVQQGFVKITE; from the coding sequence ATGTCTGCCTCCGAGAAGCCGCTTCACATCGATATTGCGGTGACGCTCAAGGACGTGAGGACAGTGTACAGCATCGGCGCGCTAACGTTCGAAGGCGATCTGCCGGCTTCCATTTTCCACCTACAGCTCATCACCAACGACATCGCCGACTCGAACGCCGAATCGGAGGTTATCGCCGTCTTTCATACAAACGCCGGCCACGTCACGCTGCACGACGTCGCCTACAACGCCGATCGAAACATCGCGACCGGCAATCCCTACAAGGAGCTTGTGGCAGACCTGATGAGGCGCAGTGTGCGTATCGAGCTGTGCGGAGCGACCGCGAAGGCGCACAACTGGGGCAATGCCGATCTGCTCCCCGGCATCAAAGTCAACACGGATGCCATGGCGAGGACGACGCAGCTCGTTCAGCAAGGATTCGTGAAGATTACGGAATGA
- a CDS encoding nitroreductase → MSVLEEVMSDPSAVSEVARNPIDEVMASRLSCREFSGTLVSRATVEQILRVARFAPSGANIQPWHVYVLAGAARTEVSAAILRAYESEPNEHVSEYQYYASEFPEPYLGRRQEFGRLYYSSLGIAQSDAEARSRQTAKNFTFFGAPVGLIVTIDRRLAMGSWLDLGMFIQNVMLAAVGRGLQSCPQETFARYHRILRPLLSIPTEQMVACGISLGHPTQQAKARLMPRADVEAFASFKGFEE, encoded by the coding sequence ATGTCCGTTCTTGAAGAAGTCATGAGCGACCCCAGCGCCGTGAGTGAAGTAGCACGTAACCCGATCGACGAGGTGATGGCCAGCCGGCTTTCCTGCCGCGAGTTCTCCGGCACTCTCGTCTCGCGTGCGACCGTCGAGCAGATCCTGCGCGTGGCGCGGTTCGCGCCGAGCGGCGCGAACATCCAGCCCTGGCACGTCTACGTGCTCGCGGGCGCCGCGAGGACCGAGGTGTCGGCGGCTATTCTGCGGGCGTATGAGAGCGAGCCGAACGAGCACGTCTCCGAATATCAGTACTACGCCAGCGAATTCCCCGAACCGTATCTCGGCCGCCGCCAGGAGTTCGGACGGCTGTACTACAGCTCGCTCGGCATCGCGCAGAGCGATGCCGAGGCGAGGAGCAGGCAGACCGCGAAGAATTTCACGTTCTTCGGCGCGCCGGTCGGATTGATCGTCACCATCGATCGCCGCCTCGCAATGGGAAGCTGGCTCGATCTCGGCATGTTCATCCAGAACGTGATGCTGGCCGCGGTCGGACGCGGGCTGCAATCCTGTCCGCAGGAGACCTTCGCCAGATACCACCGGATATTGCGTCCGCTGCTGTCGATCCCTACGGAGCAGATGGTGGCCTGCGGGATTTCGCTGGGTCATCCGACGCAGCAGGCGAAAGCGCGGCTGATGCCGCGCGCGGATGTGGAGGCGTTCGCCTCCTTCAAGGGCTTCGAGGAATAG
- a CDS encoding HD domain-containing protein — protein sequence MTTPTRAHALIIPDSLLAKEATDILREHSTDLLFNHSIRVYLFAAEQGRQRNLRFDRELLYIAAAFHDLGLIKKFSSPDERFEVDGANAARQFLSTHNIAEDQVQTVWEAIALHTTPGIPKHMGAEVALLNSGVLLDVIGVGFEQFPAELREEIVAKYPRTSFKEGFIQEYFAGFAHKPETTYGTVNAAVCERFIPGFKSPNACDLIAASPFPDSPAQGSRL from the coding sequence ATGACAACCCCAACTCGCGCCCATGCTCTCATCATTCCCGATTCCTTACTCGCGAAAGAGGCGACGGACATCCTGCGCGAACATTCCACCGACCTGCTCTTTAATCACTCGATCCGCGTCTACCTGTTCGCGGCTGAGCAGGGTCGTCAGAGGAATCTGCGCTTCGACCGTGAGCTCCTTTACATCGCTGCCGCATTTCACGATCTCGGCCTGATCAAGAAGTTCTCGAGTCCAGACGAGCGCTTCGAGGTCGATGGCGCAAATGCCGCACGGCAGTTTCTTAGCACTCACAACATCGCTGAAGATCAGGTGCAGACCGTCTGGGAAGCTATTGCGCTGCATACCACCCCCGGCATCCCGAAGCATATGGGCGCTGAAGTGGCGCTCCTCAACTCCGGTGTGCTTCTCGACGTTATCGGAGTGGGGTTCGAGCAGTTCCCAGCGGAGCTGCGCGAGGAAATTGTCGCCAAATACCCGCGCACAAGTTTCAAAGAAGGCTTCATTCAGGAGTACTTCGCCGGCTTTGCGCACAAGCCCGAGACGACGTATGGCACCGTCAACGCCGCCGTGTGCGAACGTTTCATCCCAGGCTTCAAGAGCCCCAACGCCTGCGACTTGATCGCTGCTTCGCCCTTTCCGGATTCGCCAGCCCAAGGCTCAAGATTATGA
- a CDS encoding DUF4863 family protein, translated as MGSREQLIERSIPFLREVKDMTPSAAMERWLNETYGEDSALYQDLARLIKMGVEEGWAANQEVDGPNYRRSRILEPVPETFQFSITAVYMNSTDPRRFKDEDDHDVLRGQYHGHPYGELNLVVPLDKGAQLKGLQGWQGPGWTAPDPGSRHYPEVRGGAVIALFYLPAGRISYDFKAPA; from the coding sequence ATGGGAAGCCGTGAACAGCTGATCGAACGCAGTATTCCGTTTCTGCGCGAGGTCAAGGACATGACGCCGAGTGCGGCGATGGAGCGATGGCTCAACGAGACTTATGGAGAGGATAGTGCGCTCTACCAGGATCTCGCTCGTCTCATCAAAATGGGGGTCGAGGAGGGGTGGGCGGCGAACCAGGAGGTGGACGGCCCGAACTATCGGCGCAGCCGCATCCTCGAGCCGGTCCCCGAAACGTTCCAATTCAGCATCACCGCGGTCTACATGAACAGCACCGATCCGCGCCGCTTCAAGGACGAGGACGATCATGACGTGCTGCGCGGGCAATATCACGGCCACCCCTATGGCGAACTCAACCTTGTCGTTCCCCTCGACAAGGGCGCCCAGCTCAAGGGATTGCAGGGCTGGCAGGGGCCAGGCTGGACGGCGCCGGATCCCGGCAGCCGGCATTATCCCGAAGTCAGGGGTGGTGCGGTGATCGCCCTGTTCTATCTGCCGGCCGGGCGCATCTCCTACGATTTCAAGGCGCCGGCCTGA
- a CDS encoding HD domain-containing protein codes for MAPNVHAETVTPNVAQAVPNAVDDILGVRIPDSKLARDAAQVIRDTETDLLFQHSMRVYYWAALAGKRKGLTFDPELLYVAAMFHDYGLTAGYGESHLRYEVDGANAAREFLRSHGISEADGQRVWLAIALHTTNGISPHMEPTAALLAEAANMDLVGAGFDDFTAEQRSAIEAAYPRPPQFAEGFLQTLYDSLKHRPETTQGTGLADVMAYKDPGFRRRDFSNLMRKSRWTTGR; via the coding sequence TTGGCACCAAACGTTCACGCCGAAACGGTCACGCCTAACGTCGCTCAAGCGGTTCCGAACGCCGTCGACGACATTTTGGGGGTAAGAATTCCCGACAGCAAATTGGCGCGCGACGCAGCTCAAGTCATTCGCGATACCGAAACCGACTTGCTATTTCAGCACTCTATGCGCGTTTACTATTGGGCTGCCTTGGCGGGAAAGCGCAAGGGTTTGACCTTTGACCCGGAACTTCTTTACGTAGCGGCCATGTTCCATGATTATGGCCTGACGGCGGGTTATGGAGAAAGTCACCTGCGCTACGAAGTCGATGGCGCGAACGCCGCACGTGAGTTTTTGCGGAGTCACGGCATTTCGGAAGCTGATGGCCAGAGGGTCTGGCTTGCGATCGCCCTACATACGACAAATGGAATTTCACCACACATGGAGCCGACCGCAGCACTGCTTGCCGAAGCAGCCAACATGGACCTTGTCGGCGCCGGCTTTGACGACTTCACTGCGGAGCAGCGGAGCGCTATCGAGGCGGCCTACCCGCGCCCGCCACAATTCGCAGAAGGCTTCCTGCAGACCCTTTACGACAGCCTCAAGCACCGTCCTGAGACTACCCAAGGCACCGGTTTGGCCGATGTAATGGCCTACAAGGACCCTGGTTTCCGACGGAGAGACTTCAGCAATCTGATGCGGAAGTCGCGCTGGACCACCGGACGATAA
- a CDS encoding aldehyde dehydrogenase (NADP(+)), whose protein sequence is MEPGFALGGRAEVDLAVRLADAAFDSYSHTTLAARAAFLERIADNLDAVRTELAERAAQETGLPAAQLEAEAAKAATQFRQFAEVVRKGRFLQATIDPAQPEREPRARMDHRMQKIALGPVAIFGASNFPIAYSFAGGDTASALAAGCTVVLKAHNAHPGASEIMARAIRKAVQDSGLHQGVFSMVRGAGNAVGEALADHPLIKAVTFTGSEGGGMALYRRAQVRPEPIPVFTEMTSVNPTFILPHALSLRGAEIGDGFAERMLVNVGQACLKPAILLGIDGPGFEAMRESLSARIASAPARPMLTPGIHGAYLQGLDRQQASGAHLTVEGAAPSRDLDGRSALIEVDGARFLADPSLAEEVFGPAALLVRVRDEEELIAIAKAFRGQLSASMHLEDADTALAQHLLPILERRTGRIVVNAFAQAARHASGPGLF, encoded by the coding sequence ATCGAACCGGGCTTCGCTCTCGGCGGGCGAGCGGAAGTCGACCTAGCCGTGCGTCTCGCCGACGCAGCGTTCGACAGCTACAGCCACACGACGCTTGCGGCGCGCGCAGCGTTCCTAGAGCGGATCGCCGACAATCTCGATGCTGTGCGCACGGAGCTGGCCGAGCGTGCTGCGCAGGAAACTGGCCTGCCCGCGGCGCAGCTCGAGGCCGAAGCAGCCAAGGCGGCGACACAGTTCAGGCAATTCGCCGAAGTCGTGCGCAAGGGGCGCTTCCTGCAGGCAACAATCGACCCTGCCCAGCCGGAGCGCGAGCCCCGCGCGCGCATGGACCACCGCATGCAGAAGATTGCGCTTGGCCCCGTTGCCATCTTCGGTGCAAGCAATTTCCCGATTGCCTACTCGTTCGCCGGCGGCGACACCGCCTCCGCTTTGGCGGCGGGCTGCACCGTGGTGCTGAAAGCGCACAACGCTCACCCCGGAGCGTCGGAGATCATGGCCCGCGCCATCCGCAAGGCGGTCCAGGACAGCGGCCTCCATCAGGGCGTGTTCTCGATGGTGCGTGGGGCGGGCAATGCCGTCGGCGAGGCGCTGGCCGACCATCCTCTGATCAAGGCCGTCACTTTCACCGGATCGGAAGGCGGCGGCATGGCGCTGTACCGACGGGCCCAGGTGCGACCGGAACCGATTCCGGTGTTTACCGAAATGACCAGCGTCAACCCGACGTTCATTCTGCCCCACGCTTTGTCGTTGCGCGGAGCGGAGATCGGTGACGGCTTCGCCGAACGGATGCTGGTCAATGTCGGACAGGCATGCCTGAAGCCCGCTATCCTACTGGGCATCGACGGGCCCGGCTTTGAAGCCATGCGCGAGAGCTTGTCGGCGCGCATCGCTTCTGCCCCTGCACGCCCCATGCTGACCCCGGGTATCCATGGCGCCTATCTGCAAGGCCTCGACCGGCAGCAGGCGAGCGGTGCTCACCTGACTGTCGAGGGTGCCGCGCCGTCCCGGGATCTCGACGGCCGCTCGGCTCTAATTGAGGTCGATGGCGCGCGCTTCCTGGCCGATCCCAGTCTTGCGGAGGAAGTGTTCGGCCCTGCCGCCCTGCTCGTGAGGGTCCGCGACGAAGAGGAGCTGATCGCCATCGCCAAAGCCTTCCGCGGCCAGCTTTCAGCGAGCATGCATCTGGAAGACGCCGACACCGCGCTGGCACAGCATCTGCTCCCTATCCTGGAGCGACGCACCGGCCGCATCGTTGTCAACGCCTTCGCGCAAGCTGCGCGTCACGCCAGCGGGCCAGGCCTATTTTGA
- a CDS encoding alpha/beta fold hydrolase: MPTITTKDGTEIFYKDWGSGQPIVFSHGWPLSSDDWDAQMMFFVTRGYRVIAHDRRGHGRSAQVADGHDMDHYADDLAALTAHLDLKNAIHVGHSTGGGEVVHYIARHGESRVAKAAILSAVPPLMVKTEANPGGLPKSVFDGFQAALAAGRSAFYRDIAAGPFYGYNRPGAKPSEAVIQNWWRQGMMGGAKAHYDGIVAFSQTDFTEDLTKINVPVLVMHGDDDQIVPYADSAPLSAKLLKNGTLKTYKGFPHGMPTTEAETINADLLAFIKG, encoded by the coding sequence ATGCCCACGATCACCACCAAAGACGGTACAGAGATCTTCTACAAGGATTGGGGCTCGGGCCAGCCGATCGTGTTCAGCCATGGCTGGCCGCTGTCGTCGGACGACTGGGACGCACAGATGATGTTCTTCGTCACCCGCGGCTATCGCGTCATCGCCCATGACCGCCGCGGCCATGGCCGCTCGGCACAGGTCGCCGACGGCCACGACATGGATCATTACGCCGACGATCTCGCGGCGTTGACCGCGCATCTCGACCTCAAGAACGCCATCCATGTCGGCCATTCCACCGGCGGCGGCGAAGTCGTGCACTACATCGCCCGCCATGGCGAGAGCCGCGTGGCCAAGGCAGCGATCCTATCCGCGGTGCCGCCGCTGATGGTGAAGACGGAGGCCAATCCCGGCGGCTTGCCGAAGAGCGTGTTCGACGGTTTTCAGGCCGCGCTCGCCGCCGGCCGCTCGGCGTTCTACCGCGACATCGCCGCCGGTCCCTTCTACGGCTACAACCGTCCCGGCGCAAAACCATCGGAAGCGGTGATCCAGAACTGGTGGCGCCAGGGCATGATGGGCGGCGCGAAAGCGCATTATGACGGCATCGTCGCGTTCTCGCAGACCGACTTCACCGAGGATCTGACGAAGATCAACGTGCCGGTGCTGGTGATGCATGGCGACGACGATCAGATCGTGCCTTACGCCGATTCCGCGCCGCTGTCGGCCAAGTTGCTCAAGAACGGCACGCTGAAGACCTACAAGGGTTTTCCGCACGGCATGCCTACCACGGAAGCCGAAACCATCAACGCGGACCTCTTGGCATTCATAAAGGGTTAG
- a CDS encoding MBL fold metallo-hydrolase, with translation MATHNQHIMSRRGFCLCCMAATTVAATGWLSPRQAFAEARKIVDLIRDDAAQAAIKVHKLRDNVSILEGSGGNIAVMTGADGKVFIDAGITASRPRILEAASRLSRDPVSHLINTHWHFDHTDGNQWLNAEGAAIIAHENTHKHLLVAQRVEDWDFNFPSSPLSAVPTEIVSSEKALKLNRSTLLLKYYGPAHTDSDLSVTIPEADILHCGDTYWNGIYPFIDYSTGGNIDGMIKAAEANVVAVTDKTIVIPGHGNPVSNKAELSAYRDMLVAIRDNIGKLKQQGRSLDDTIAAKPTAAFDAKWGQFLITPAFFTRLVYEGV, from the coding sequence ATGGCGACCCACAACCAGCATATCATGTCGCGACGCGGGTTCTGCCTGTGCTGCATGGCGGCGACCACAGTCGCGGCAACCGGCTGGCTCTCGCCGCGACAGGCTTTCGCAGAAGCGCGCAAGATCGTGGACCTCATCCGTGACGACGCCGCCCAAGCAGCCATCAAGGTCCATAAGCTGCGCGACAATGTCAGCATCCTCGAGGGATCTGGCGGCAATATCGCTGTTATGACAGGCGCCGACGGGAAGGTGTTCATTGATGCCGGCATCACCGCATCCCGTCCGCGCATCCTAGAGGCTGCTAGTCGGTTGAGCCGCGACCCAGTTTCGCACCTCATCAACACACACTGGCACTTCGATCACACGGACGGCAATCAATGGCTGAATGCGGAAGGGGCAGCCATCATCGCCCATGAGAACACCCACAAGCATCTGCTGGTCGCCCAGAGAGTTGAGGACTGGGATTTCAACTTCCCGTCTTCTCCGCTATCGGCCGTTCCGACCGAAATCGTCTCGTCCGAGAAAGCTCTGAAGCTCAACCGGTCTACGCTTCTCCTCAAATATTACGGTCCTGCGCACACCGATAGCGACCTATCGGTGACGATCCCCGAAGCGGACATTCTTCATTGCGGCGACACCTACTGGAACGGCATCTATCCGTTCATCGACTATTCAACCGGCGGAAACATCGACGGAATGATCAAGGCGGCCGAGGCGAATGTTGTTGCCGTAACCGACAAGACGATCGTCATCCCGGGGCACGGCAACCCGGTCAGCAACAAAGCTGAGCTTTCGGCCTATCGCGACATGCTTGTCGCAATCCGAGACAATATCGGCAAGCTCAAGCAGCAGGGCCGCTCGCTCGATGACACGATTGCCGCCAAGCCGACCGCGGCGTTCGATGCAAAGTGGGGCCAATTCCTTATCACGCCGGCGTTTTTCACACGACTGGTTTACGAGGGCGTCTGA
- a CDS encoding substrate binding domain-containing protein has translation MSGLLRLTAAVDIAQTLLPPIISAFRETFPMVKIELIVTDRIVDMITEGVDLAIRVGPLRDSSLVTRSFVTGPSGLFASQSYLDRRGVPVQLDDLKHHDLIGFGKPWAHPMSMRMGNRKVGIDLSGDLSCDDLLTVRTFVALGLGIGFLPAFFADQQRLVRVLPALRSPLTGLYFAYPAQKFVAARVKRFVTFAAASVKRLGLHP, from the coding sequence TTGAGTGGTTTGCTTCGGCTCACAGCGGCCGTCGATATCGCGCAAACCTTGCTGCCACCCATCATCAGCGCGTTTCGCGAAACGTTCCCGATGGTGAAGATCGAGCTCATTGTCACGGATCGGATCGTCGACATGATCACAGAAGGCGTCGATCTCGCCATTCGCGTCGGTCCGCTGCGCGATTCCAGTCTGGTCACCAGATCTTTTGTTACGGGTCCATCGGGACTATTTGCGAGCCAGTCCTATCTCGACCGACGTGGCGTCCCCGTTCAATTGGATGATCTCAAGCATCACGACCTGATTGGGTTCGGAAAGCCATGGGCGCATCCAATGTCCATGCGCATGGGAAATAGGAAGGTCGGCATCGACTTGTCCGGTGACCTCAGCTGCGACGATCTCTTAACAGTCAGAACCTTTGTCGCCCTGGGACTCGGGATCGGATTCCTGCCGGCGTTTTTCGCAGACCAACAGCGGCTGGTGAGGGTTTTGCCAGCTCTTCGCTCTCCTTTGACAGGCCTCTATTTCGCCTATCCTGCCCAGAAGTTCGTGGCGGCGCGTGTCAAGCGGTTCGTTACTTTCGCGGCAGCCAGCGTGAAGCGCCTGGGCTTACATCCGTGA
- a CDS encoding LysR family transcriptional regulator produces MSVSFNTLDLNLLKVFDAVMEERSVLRASQKVALSQSAVSHSLARLREMLDDELFVRTATGMQPTARALTMAPQIRQALRSLEAAVELPTFAPAVSTKPFTLAANDFTTMVLAPPLLKILSREAPAIDLTIKPVTRIDLAEQIDLGRIDVAIGVFSSPPSRFRTALLFEYDDVLIVGKKRKLGRLDKAKLATLPLVVVSFGGEQEGAIGGFISERGLARRSEMYDRPALERTLSDSDKPPRIAVSLPHFLALPALLVDSELAAIVPRPLARAFEQAHAITTYELPYSTTAVEVRMLWHERIEDEPSHEWLHEVLRRATDELRRGG; encoded by the coding sequence GTGTCGGTTTCCTTCAACACCCTGGATCTGAATCTGCTCAAGGTATTCGACGCCGTGATGGAGGAGCGCAGCGTGCTGCGCGCCAGTCAGAAGGTCGCCTTGAGTCAGTCCGCCGTCAGCCACTCGCTCGCTCGGTTGCGCGAGATGCTGGACGATGAACTGTTCGTGCGCACCGCAACCGGCATGCAGCCGACGGCGCGTGCGCTCACGATGGCGCCGCAGATTCGCCAGGCGCTGCGATCGCTGGAGGCCGCGGTCGAACTGCCGACCTTCGCTCCGGCGGTCTCCACCAAGCCGTTCACGCTCGCGGCCAACGATTTTACGACGATGGTGCTGGCGCCGCCGCTTCTGAAGATCTTGAGCCGGGAGGCTCCGGCGATCGACCTCACGATCAAGCCGGTGACGCGGATCGATCTTGCCGAGCAGATCGACCTCGGGCGCATCGACGTCGCCATCGGCGTGTTTTCGTCGCCGCCGAGCCGCTTCCGCACGGCGCTGTTGTTCGAATATGACGATGTGCTGATCGTCGGGAAGAAGCGCAAGCTTGGCCGCCTCGACAAGGCAAAGCTCGCGACCCTGCCGCTGGTTGTCGTCTCCTTCGGCGGGGAGCAGGAGGGCGCGATCGGCGGCTTTATCTCCGAGCGCGGACTCGCCAGACGTTCGGAGATGTATGATCGCCCCGCGCTCGAACGGACGCTGTCGGACAGCGACAAGCCGCCACGGATCGCGGTCTCGCTGCCGCATTTTCTTGCCTTGCCCGCGCTGCTGGTCGATTCCGAGCTGGCGGCGATCGTTCCGCGGCCGCTGGCGCGCGCCTTCGAGCAAGCGCACGCGATCACGACCTATGAACTGCCCTACAGCACGACCGCGGTAGAGGTGCGGATGCTGTGGCACGAGCGGATCGAGGACGAGCCATCGCACGAATGGCTTCACGAGGTACTCCGCCGCGCGACCGATGAACTTAGGCGCGGGGGGTAG
- a CDS encoding ABC transporter substrate-binding protein, with the protein MKAWVKSVQSGAGRSLGLAMAFAAVAGTSAMAQSGPVRLGVLTDMSSLYADNGGQGSVVAAQMAVDDFKGKVLGRNIEIVAGDHQNKADIGSVITRRWLENENVEAILDVPNSAVALAVQGITRDKKKLFLATGAATSRLTGDECSPTGIHWTYDTYALAQGTTKAIARLGAKTWFLLAADYSLGLQLEADSRKVIDATGGKVVGAVKHPINTPDFSSFLLQAQASKAEVIALADAGGDFINAVKQAGEFGVTRGQKLAGLIVFIADIHSLGLPSAQSLMLSSAFYWDLNDETRAWSKRFIEKTKKVPTMIHAGTYGAVMHYLKAVEAAGTLDGPTVAAKMRELPVNDFMTRDGKIRQDGRLVRDMYLFRVKSPAESKYQFDYYQLLATIPGDEAFKPMEDGGCPFLKKS; encoded by the coding sequence ATGAAAGCCTGGGTGAAGTCGGTGCAGAGTGGTGCGGGCAGGTCGCTGGGTTTGGCGATGGCGTTCGCGGCGGTGGCGGGGACGTCGGCGATGGCGCAGAGCGGGCCGGTCAGGCTCGGGGTGCTGACCGACATGTCGTCGCTCTACGCCGACAATGGCGGGCAGGGCTCGGTCGTCGCCGCGCAGATGGCAGTGGACGATTTCAAGGGCAAGGTGCTCGGGCGCAACATCGAGATCGTCGCGGGCGACCACCAGAACAAAGCCGACATCGGCTCGGTGATTACCCGGCGCTGGCTGGAGAACGAGAACGTCGAGGCGATCCTCGACGTACCGAACTCCGCGGTCGCGCTGGCCGTACAGGGCATCACGCGGGACAAGAAGAAGCTCTTCCTCGCGACCGGCGCGGCGACCTCGCGGCTGACCGGCGACGAATGTTCGCCGACCGGCATCCATTGGACCTACGACACCTACGCGCTGGCGCAGGGGACGACCAAGGCGATCGCGCGTCTTGGCGCCAAGACCTGGTTCCTCTTGGCGGCCGATTATTCACTTGGGCTGCAACTCGAGGCCGACAGCCGCAAAGTGATCGATGCCACCGGCGGCAAAGTGGTCGGCGCCGTCAAGCACCCGATCAACACGCCCGATTTCTCGTCCTTCCTGCTGCAGGCGCAGGCCTCCAAGGCGGAGGTGATCGCGCTTGCTGATGCCGGCGGCGATTTCATCAACGCGGTCAAGCAGGCAGGCGAGTTCGGCGTGACGCGCGGGCAAAAGCTCGCCGGCCTGATCGTCTTCATCGCCGACATTCACAGTCTCGGGCTGCCGAGCGCGCAGAGTCTGATGCTCAGTTCCGCCTTCTACTGGGATCTCAACGATGAGACGCGCGCCTGGTCGAAGCGCTTCATCGAGAAGACCAAGAAGGTGCCGACCATGATCCATGCCGGCACCTACGGCGCGGTGATGCACTATCTCAAGGCGGTCGAAGCCGCAGGCACGCTCGATGGGCCGACCGTTGCCGCAAAGATGCGTGAGCTGCCGGTGAACGATTTCATGACGCGCGACGGCAAGATCCGTCAGGATGGCCGCCTGGTGCGCGACATGTATCTGTTTCGCGTCAAGTCGCCGGCCGAGTCCAAATACCAGTTCGATTACTACCAGCTGCTTGCGACGATTCCCGGAGACGAAGCCTTCAAGCCGATGGAGGATGGCGGATGTCCGTTCTTGAAGAAGTCATGA